TTACTTGCTGAATGAAAGCGGCGGATCGGTTCGCGCGGCTTTGACTGAGCCAGTGTTTCCAGACCATTTCTCTGATATATCGAGGCCCACGACCTGACAGCCGTAACGCTTGCCGATGAAGACGGAACCAACGCCGATCCCGCAACCGACATGCAAGCCCTTCCAGGCATTATCTTTGGCGATCATCATTTCGTCTTTCTGCCATAAGCCCGCTTGAGGGAGGCATTCCTTTGTGGTGCGAACTTCTGCCTGTCACCCATGCCCTCCTGCCCGGATACCACTGACAGAAATCGTCTCCACTTCTCAATAATGCCACGCTCAACGCGAAAGAGCGATTCGGGC
The window above is part of the bacterium genome. Proteins encoded here:
- a CDS encoding class I SAM-dependent methyltransferase, translating into MMIAKDNAWKGLHVGCGIGVGSVFIGKRYGCQVVGLDISEKWSGNTGSVKAARTDPPLSFSK